Proteins co-encoded in one Seriola aureovittata isolate HTS-2021-v1 ecotype China chromosome 1, ASM2101889v1, whole genome shotgun sequence genomic window:
- the tdrd3 gene encoding tudor domain-containing protein 3 isoform X1, producing MTDLTESLAKEGWYLSDEGIAELKGSAEKITHSDIIRIALHSDLRTTGRKFLPADINSGRTEKLEGPCVLQVQKVRNISAPKDHEESQGAPRMLRLQMTDGHTTCVGLEFKHLSKISLNTPPGTKVKLLGIVQVKNGLVLLDDSKISVLGGEVDHMVEKWELQRSLAKHSRSNIGAEGGPPPFVPFGQKCARKDEVDSRELDQRKTLQTHNVVKTTDENDEFEKQRTAAIAEVAKTKEGPRTFGGGGNAGSNLTSAASSFRGRDSYQQRRREDRVERTESRQDGNYRELVDERALRDIMEMGFNREAARQALMDNNNNLEVALNSLLTGSSGSRPGPVVAENKPQPRARGKGRGRSRNEDEEEGGGGRPSGPSTLFDFLESKMGVFSIDESKSQAPQRHHESKANFSNSDYYSKDTSQSKFSSHYDHRQQRNDKPPRFHRDTDFPKPGQEPLSNCTTSHTSAQAQQWKGQERWSRGTSDRSQNDRRETRDEQIFPPSFPTTFTRSKEPQQQMEFSGSHHQRSRNGDGGGGNMAGLSHRRGVKDNVPTSKLTNSAGSEVDGRGNNRRTERTEEPNSRRKGKNDRPNSEHFDRQRDSGPPNFNLRGGSSGPSQEVGGSRESRVMTGDPSHFQNGDMEHKRTGPIKPSNSTCPPNREPPPKKTTSNNSGPKRRSGQGRGQGPRGQEKSHIVEHSWKPGDQCLAQYWEDSKFYHARIDAVHPSGSTAVVVFSDYGNCEEVLLHNIKPVAADVLEEDDGYYDSSLEFRRGGDGQPRRTRPTQQYYQPPRARD from the exons ATGACTGATTTGACAGAATCCCTGGCGAAAGAGGGCTG GTACCTCAGTGATGAAGGCATAGCAGAACTGAAAGGCTCTGCTGAGAAaataacacacagtgacattatTCGTATTGCTCTCCAC AGTGATCTTAGGACTACTGGGAGAAAATTCCTACCAGCTGATATCAATAGTGGAAGAACTGAGAAG TTGGAGGGTCCATGTGTTCTCCAGGTGCAGAAGGTCAGGAACATCTCAGCTCCTAAAGACCATGAGGAGTCCCAGGGCGCGCCACGAATGCTGCGCCTGCAAATGACAGATGGGCACACCACCTGTGTTGGCTTGGAGTTTAAACACCTGTCTAAGATCAg tcttaaCACCCCCCCTGGAACAAAGGTGAAGCTGCTTGGTATAGTCCAGGTTAAAAATGGTCTTGTGCTACTCGATGACTCAAAAATCTCTGTCCTTGGAGGAGAAGTTGATCACATGGTGGAGAAATGGGAGCTACAAAGG AGTCTGGCCAAACACAGCAGGAGTAACATTGGAGCAGAAGGTGGACCACCTCCATTTGTGCCATTTGGTCAG AAATGTGCAAGGAAGGATGAAGTAGACAGCAGAGAACTAGACCAGAGGAAGACCCTGCAGACTCACAATGTGGTCAAAACTACTGACGAGAATGATGAGTTTGAAAAGCAGCGGACAGCAGCTATTGCTGAAGTGGCCAAGACCAAAGAG GGTCCCCGCACGTTTGGAGGTGGAGGAAATGCAGGCAGTAATTTAACCAGCGCTGCTTCCTCCTTCCGTGGCAGAGATTCATACCAGCAGAGGAGACGAGAAGACAGGGTTGAAAGAACTGAGAGCAGACAAGATGGAAACTACAGAGAGCTG GTGGATGAACGTGCTCTGAGAGACATCATGGAGATGGGCTTTAACAGAGAGGCTGCTCGACAGGCTCTGATGGATAATAACAACAACCTTGAGGTGGCACTAAACAGCCTACTGACTGGATCTTCTGGTAGCAGACCTGGCCCTGTGGTAGCTGAAAACAAGCCCCAACCCAGAG CCAGAGGAAAGGGGAGAGGCCGATCCAGAAatgaagacgaggaggagggaggagggggaaggcCATCTGGACCAAGCACTCTGTTTGACTTTCTGGAATCCAAGATGGGAGTTTTCTCCATTGATG AGTCAAAGAGCCAGGCACCTCAGAGACATCATGAGAGTAAAGCTAATTTCTCCAACTCAGACTATTACTCCAAAGACACATCTCAGTCCAAGTTCTCCTCGCATTATGACCACAGGCAACAAAGGAATGACAAACCCCCTCGCTTCCATAGGGACACTGATTTTCCGAAACCTGGCCAGGAGCCTCTCTCTAACTGTACAACCTCCCATACATCAGCTCAAGCCCAGCAGTGGAAGGGCCAGGAGCGATGGTCACGAGGCACATCAGACAGATCGCAGAATGACAGGAGAGAGACACGAGATGAGCAgatttttcctccttccttcccaaCTACTTTCACACGTTCAAAAGAACCtcagcagcagatggagtttaGTGGCTCTCACCACCAGCGATCCAGAAACggagatggtggtggtgggaacATGGCCGGACTGTCTCACAGGAGAGGGGTAAAAGACAATGTACCCACATCTAAACTGACTAATTCTGCAGGCAGTGAGGTGGATGGAAGAGGAAATAATAGGCGTACAGAGAGAACTGAAGAACCCAACAGCAGGAGGAAGGGGAAGAATGACCGGCCAAACTCGGAACACTTTGACCGACAAAGGGATAGTGGGCCTCCAAACTTTAACTTGAGGGGAGGAAGCTCAGGGCCGTCCCAAGAAGTGGGGGGATCACGCGAATCTCGAGTGATGACAGGGGATCCTTCTCATTTCCAAAATGGAGATATGGAGCACAAAAGAACTGGGCCAATCAAGCCATCAAACTCAACTTGTCCCCCCAACAGGGAGCCGCCCCCAAAGAAAACCACTTCTAACAACTCAGGACCTAAAAGAAGGTCAGGACAAGGCAGAGGTCAAGGTCCACGAGGTCAAGAGAAAAGTCATATTGTGGAACACTCTTGGAAACCTGGAGACCAGTGTCTGGCACAGTACTGGGAAGATAGCAAG tTCTACCATGCCAGAATAGATGCTGTGCATCCATCAGGCTCCACAGCTGTGGTTGTATTTAGTGATTATGGAAATTGCGAAGAGGTCCTGCTGCATAACATCAAACCTGTTGCTGCTGATGTACTG gaggaagatgatggttACTACGACAGTTCACTAGAGTTTCGTCGTGGGGGAGATGGACAGCCTAGACGCACGAGGCCCACACAACAGTATTACCAGCCACCCAGGGCACGAGATTGA
- the tdrd3 gene encoding tudor domain-containing protein 3 isoform X2: MTDLTESLAKEGWYLSDEGIAELKGSAEKITHSDIIRIALHSDLRTTGRKFLPADINSGRTEKLEGPCVLQVQKVRNISAPKDHEESQGAPRMLRLQMTDGHTTCVGLEFKHLSKISLNTPPGTKVKLLGIVQVKNGLVLLDDSKISVLGGEVDHMVEKWELQRSLAKHSRSNIGAEGGPPPFVPFGQKCARKDEVDSRELDQRKTLQTHNVVKTTDENDEFEKQRTAAIAEVAKTKEGPRTFGGGGNAGSNLTSAASSFRGRDSYQQRRREDRVERTESRQDGNYRELVDERALRDIMEMGFNREAARQALMDNNNNLEVALNSLLTGSSGSRPGPVVAENKPQPRARGKGRGRSRNEDEEEGGGGRPSGPSTLFDFLESKMGVFSIDESKSQAPQRHHESKANFSNSDYYSKDTSQSKFSSHYDHRQQRNDKPPRFHRDTDFPKPGQEPLSNCTTSHTSAQAQQWKGQERWSRGTSDRSQNDRRETRDEQIFPPSFPTTFTRSKEPQQQMEFSGSHHQRSRNGDGGGGNMAGLSHRRGVKDNVPTSKLTNSAGSEVDGRGNNRRTERTEEPNSRRKGKNDRPNSEHFDRQRDSGPPNFNLRGGSSGPSQEVGGSRESRVMTGDPSHFQNGDMEHKRTGPIKPSNSTCPPNREPPPKKTTSNNSGPKRRSGQGRGQGPRGQEKSHIVEHSWKPGDQCLAQYWEDSKFYHARIDAVHPSGSTAVVVFSDYGNCEEVLLHNIKPVAADVL; this comes from the exons ATGACTGATTTGACAGAATCCCTGGCGAAAGAGGGCTG GTACCTCAGTGATGAAGGCATAGCAGAACTGAAAGGCTCTGCTGAGAAaataacacacagtgacattatTCGTATTGCTCTCCAC AGTGATCTTAGGACTACTGGGAGAAAATTCCTACCAGCTGATATCAATAGTGGAAGAACTGAGAAG TTGGAGGGTCCATGTGTTCTCCAGGTGCAGAAGGTCAGGAACATCTCAGCTCCTAAAGACCATGAGGAGTCCCAGGGCGCGCCACGAATGCTGCGCCTGCAAATGACAGATGGGCACACCACCTGTGTTGGCTTGGAGTTTAAACACCTGTCTAAGATCAg tcttaaCACCCCCCCTGGAACAAAGGTGAAGCTGCTTGGTATAGTCCAGGTTAAAAATGGTCTTGTGCTACTCGATGACTCAAAAATCTCTGTCCTTGGAGGAGAAGTTGATCACATGGTGGAGAAATGGGAGCTACAAAGG AGTCTGGCCAAACACAGCAGGAGTAACATTGGAGCAGAAGGTGGACCACCTCCATTTGTGCCATTTGGTCAG AAATGTGCAAGGAAGGATGAAGTAGACAGCAGAGAACTAGACCAGAGGAAGACCCTGCAGACTCACAATGTGGTCAAAACTACTGACGAGAATGATGAGTTTGAAAAGCAGCGGACAGCAGCTATTGCTGAAGTGGCCAAGACCAAAGAG GGTCCCCGCACGTTTGGAGGTGGAGGAAATGCAGGCAGTAATTTAACCAGCGCTGCTTCCTCCTTCCGTGGCAGAGATTCATACCAGCAGAGGAGACGAGAAGACAGGGTTGAAAGAACTGAGAGCAGACAAGATGGAAACTACAGAGAGCTG GTGGATGAACGTGCTCTGAGAGACATCATGGAGATGGGCTTTAACAGAGAGGCTGCTCGACAGGCTCTGATGGATAATAACAACAACCTTGAGGTGGCACTAAACAGCCTACTGACTGGATCTTCTGGTAGCAGACCTGGCCCTGTGGTAGCTGAAAACAAGCCCCAACCCAGAG CCAGAGGAAAGGGGAGAGGCCGATCCAGAAatgaagacgaggaggagggaggagggggaaggcCATCTGGACCAAGCACTCTGTTTGACTTTCTGGAATCCAAGATGGGAGTTTTCTCCATTGATG AGTCAAAGAGCCAGGCACCTCAGAGACATCATGAGAGTAAAGCTAATTTCTCCAACTCAGACTATTACTCCAAAGACACATCTCAGTCCAAGTTCTCCTCGCATTATGACCACAGGCAACAAAGGAATGACAAACCCCCTCGCTTCCATAGGGACACTGATTTTCCGAAACCTGGCCAGGAGCCTCTCTCTAACTGTACAACCTCCCATACATCAGCTCAAGCCCAGCAGTGGAAGGGCCAGGAGCGATGGTCACGAGGCACATCAGACAGATCGCAGAATGACAGGAGAGAGACACGAGATGAGCAgatttttcctccttccttcccaaCTACTTTCACACGTTCAAAAGAACCtcagcagcagatggagtttaGTGGCTCTCACCACCAGCGATCCAGAAACggagatggtggtggtgggaacATGGCCGGACTGTCTCACAGGAGAGGGGTAAAAGACAATGTACCCACATCTAAACTGACTAATTCTGCAGGCAGTGAGGTGGATGGAAGAGGAAATAATAGGCGTACAGAGAGAACTGAAGAACCCAACAGCAGGAGGAAGGGGAAGAATGACCGGCCAAACTCGGAACACTTTGACCGACAAAGGGATAGTGGGCCTCCAAACTTTAACTTGAGGGGAGGAAGCTCAGGGCCGTCCCAAGAAGTGGGGGGATCACGCGAATCTCGAGTGATGACAGGGGATCCTTCTCATTTCCAAAATGGAGATATGGAGCACAAAAGAACTGGGCCAATCAAGCCATCAAACTCAACTTGTCCCCCCAACAGGGAGCCGCCCCCAAAGAAAACCACTTCTAACAACTCAGGACCTAAAAGAAGGTCAGGACAAGGCAGAGGTCAAGGTCCACGAGGTCAAGAGAAAAGTCATATTGTGGAACACTCTTGGAAACCTGGAGACCAGTGTCTGGCACAGTACTGGGAAGATAGCAAG tTCTACCATGCCAGAATAGATGCTGTGCATCCATCAGGCTCCACAGCTGTGGTTGTATTTAGTGATTATGGAAATTGCGAAGAGGTCCTGCTGCATAACATCAAACCTGTTGCTGCTGATGTACTG TAA